The Amycolatopsis mongoliensis genome includes a window with the following:
- a CDS encoding DivIVA domain-containing protein — MYRVFEALDELVTIVEEARGVPMTSSCVVPRGDVLELLDDVRDALPAEVDDAQDVLDKRDDLIHAARKEAGETVAGANAEAERAIADATDEAERILADARARAEQMLADAHDQADRTVAAGQAEYQNLTDRSRAESERMIQAGRDAYDRAIEDGRAEQGRLVAQTEVVQAAHAESARIVDEAHAEADRQRADCDAYVDGKLAEFSELLATTLRTVDSGRNHLRSPANLPSGGGRPTLYDYQV, encoded by the coding sequence GTGTACCGGGTTTTCGAGGCGCTCGACGAGCTCGTCACCATCGTCGAGGAGGCGCGCGGCGTCCCGATGACGTCCAGCTGCGTGGTGCCCCGCGGCGACGTTCTCGAACTCCTCGACGACGTCCGCGACGCACTGCCGGCGGAGGTCGACGACGCCCAGGACGTGCTCGACAAGCGCGACGACCTGATCCACGCCGCCCGCAAGGAGGCGGGGGAGACGGTCGCCGGTGCGAACGCCGAGGCCGAGCGCGCGATCGCCGACGCCACCGACGAGGCCGAGCGCATCCTGGCCGACGCGCGCGCCCGCGCCGAGCAGATGCTCGCCGACGCGCACGACCAGGCCGACCGCACGGTCGCGGCGGGCCAGGCCGAGTACCAGAACCTCACCGACCGTTCGCGCGCCGAGTCCGAGCGCATGATCCAGGCCGGCCGCGACGCCTACGACCGGGCCATCGAGGACGGCCGTGCCGAGCAGGGCCGCCTGGTCGCGCAGACCGAGGTCGTCCAGGCGGCGCACGCGGAGTCGGCGCGCATCGTCGACGAGGCCCACGCGGAGGCCGACCGCCAGCGCGCGGACTGCGACGCCTACGTGGACGGCAAGCTGGCGGAGTTCTCGGAGCTGCTGGCGACGACGCTGCGGACCGTCGACTCGGGCCGCAACCACCTGCGGTCCCCGGCGA